Within candidate division TA06 bacterium, the genomic segment CTCATGTGCTCATATGAACATATGAGGATGTGAGCGAATTGGATTGGGGGGCTGTCCCCATGCCTATCCGCTCCACGCGAGAGCCGAGGCAGTTTTTGAGCTTGGCAAGCGGGGTGAGTTAGAAGTTCTGTCTGATCTGTTGAGATTTTTGAATGCGCCTGAGCCGGAGATAAGAAAGGGTGCGGTTGATGGGATGTGGGCACTTGCGAAGAAAGGAGCAATTGATCCGCCCTTGAGGAGGTTGCTGATGGTTGTCAGAGGTGACAATGATTCTGAAGTGAGAAGGGCGGCCGTATCAGCAATGGAGACCTGCGGGAGCAAAGCGGTTTCACATCTTCTCGAACTGCTTGATGACAAACATACTACAGTCAGGATTGAGGCCAGGAGGACCCTGGGAAAAATCGGCGATAGGATGGCATCAGCCCCTTTGATAACCAGGTCAAGGAGAGGATCGTACAAAGAACGAAAAGCTGCTATGCACGCGCTGGGACAGATGGGGGCGAGACAAGCAGTTCCTCTTCTCATCGACGTCATAGAAGCGAACAGACCGGATGCTCCCATTGCGCTGGATGCGGCGAGAGCGCTTGCACTCATCGGGGATCAAACGGCAATTCAATATATAGAGCGGGCCATGCTCCAACAGCTCGTCACCGCGGAGAAGCCCCACAAAGATCTTCTCTTTTCTTACAGGAGATTACTGAAGACCGGCTCCTATGACAAGTTCAAAGCAATCCGCCGATCTTGCACGAAGGCAAACGAAAAACCTCTTACATCAAGCTAGGGTATCTCATTCATATCTACGGGATGATAACATGCCAGCACACCGACTCTCAGGGAACCCGAGCGGAACGAAGTCCAATGGTAAAGTATATCCCCGGGCCAGATTCGGGTTTTTTTCTTGACAGGTTCTGAAGAAACCTCTATGATTGCAGTTAGGGTGGATACGGGCTGAGGGCGGTCTGAGACGGGCATTCTGAGAAGTCAGCTCTATCCTAAGCTTTCGTGAGAACCTAGGCGCGCACGAGTATTGAACGTTCTCGACACCCTCAATAGCCACGTTCTGGAGCTCTAGATTACTTGTCTGCCGGACTCCGGCAGAGGACTGGCGAAGAATACATGGTGCTTCCGGGAAGGACTTTTCAACAAAACAGTGTTTTTCTCAGAGGAGAACGTGTTCAGGTTCGCAAAATGCTGTTAGAGAGTTAGGGGGAGGAGCTATGGCATTCAAACGGCGAGCCACCTTTACCGCACAAGAATCTCAGGATGGGAGGGTTTACAATGAGCAGAATTCTATGTATCATTCTTCTGATGAGTTGTATTACCGTAGGGGCATCAGAAGAGTCTAAGCATGTCATACGCAAGGAGATGGTAATCGGGACAGAACCCGATTCGACTTGCCCCATGCTCTGGCAATGCTACCATCGCCAGGAACCAAATCTCATAGAATGGCTTGGCGGCAGAGGGAAGGTGACCATTGTCTCGACAGAATGCGCCGGCGTGAATCGGTTCTTCCTGGCAAGCCCTGAGGAAATTACGTTCTGCCCCGATGCAAAATATTGTGTCGGAGACACATGGGACCTTGGTCCGTATCCCCTTGACGAACTACTCGATTTCCGAATACATCATGAGCAAACTGGCCAAGACAGGTATCCGATCATTGACGGGAGCAACCCTTGGATGCTGTATTTCGAAGATTGGCCAGAACGATACCTTGACTGCAACGATGTGGTCGTCCTGGTGGAAAACTTAGGAATCCCAACGGTGGTCAAGGCAGAGACAATTGACATCGAACACGGGGTCCAACTCCTTGCTTATGAATATCCGCCATATATTGGCCACTTTGAGCCCGATGGGGAGTTTGTCGTAGACAGAAATTTTCCCATGGGCGATGTCATATGGAAGCCAGGTCCAGAGTATGTTCTTGAATTCGCACTTGAATTCCATTATGACGCTTATCCCGAAAGGCCTGATTTCGATCCCACAGTTATCTATGACATCGATATCGAGGGTGTTACGACATACGACGACACTAAGACCGCTGATGATTGGAAGGACGAGGCGTTGGTTGTATACACGGACTCCTCGCCGCCAACAGAGTTTGACTTAGGGCCTCACGCTATGCAAACTATGTTGACGTTCAAAGATCCTGAGGGAGGTGGCCTAGGCTCGCAGGAAGTGCAGAACACGTTCATGGTCTTTTTTGACAAAGGCGACCAGTGGTATTGGCAGGACTATCCCAGAGACCCTATGTACACTGGGTTGGTTTTGAACTGGTTTCATTTGTGGAAGACGATACCAGAGTTTTTGGATCCTCCATACGAGTCGTACTGTGCTCGCTATGACGGTTGGGAGCTTCAATCGAACGGATATTATCATCCACAGCGCGATGAATTCGTGTATTGGATAACACAAAAGAGCCAGCGCGATGAGGGCTACTTCCCACTCATCGTAACAGACCCTTGTTGTGAAACCACTGATTGGATTCGAGGAATAGACAAATTCGCGCACATCTGTAGACACGAAA encodes:
- a CDS encoding HEAT repeat domain-containing protein, whose product is MGLGGCPHAYPLHARAEAVFELGKRGELEVLSDLLRFLNAPEPEIRKGAVDGMWALAKKGAIDPPLRRLLMVVRGDNDSEVRRAAVSAMETCGSKAVSHLLELLDDKHTTVRIEARRTLGKIGDRMASAPLITRSRRGSYKERKAAMHALGQMGARQAVPLLIDVIEANRPDAPIALDAARALALIGDQTAIQYIERAMLQQLVTAEKPHKDLLFSYRRLLKTGSYDKFKAIRRSCTKANEKPLTSS